One window of the Corynebacterium glutamicum ATCC 13032 genome contains the following:
- a CDS encoding HAD family hydrolase — translation MTHAILFDLDGTLVDHASAARAALHAWSPTVGVDTDVERWIELDKWGFARFERGETTHLGQRRDRIRAYLNRELDDATCDDIYSGYLKAYEQNWTAYPDAKGVLDRAVATGAPVGILTNGAAPMQQDKLDRTGLGLPELVMLAASTLDSAKPRPEMYARALTHLGARTATIIGDDWTNDVAAPRELGWNALYLDRSGTDPRADIHSLDELFH, via the coding sequence ATGACGCATGCGATCCTCTTTGACCTCGACGGCACCCTCGTTGATCACGCTTCCGCCGCCCGCGCCGCCCTGCACGCCTGGTCGCCGACCGTGGGCGTCGACACGGATGTTGAGCGCTGGATTGAGCTGGATAAGTGGGGTTTTGCCCGTTTTGAGCGCGGCGAAACCACGCATTTAGGTCAGCGGCGCGACCGCATCAGGGCGTACCTCAACAGAGAGCTTGACGACGCCACCTGCGATGATATTTACTCCGGCTACCTTAAAGCATATGAGCAAAACTGGACTGCCTACCCCGATGCCAAGGGCGTTCTCGATCGCGCGGTAGCCACCGGTGCCCCTGTGGGAATCCTGACCAATGGCGCAGCCCCCATGCAGCAAGACAAGCTTGATCGCACCGGCCTTGGCCTGCCAGAACTCGTCATGTTGGCGGCGTCCACTCTGGATTCTGCGAAGCCTCGCCCCGAAATGTATGCCCGAGCGCTCACCCATTTGGGTGCCCGAACCGCAACAATTATCGGCGATGATTGGACCAACGATGTCGCAGCTCCCCGCGAACTTGGCTGGAATGCTCTCTATTTAGATCGTTCCGGAACCGATCCACGCGCCGATATCCACTCCCTGGATGAACTCTTTCACTAG
- a CDS encoding alpha/beta hydrolase, producing MVSLPRLASLLTTRLATLKPALKPATHLASLGAQVIAELVPGIRMSPNRRRILPANMGAGFIGAEIAMWWALSPSLLPKPWWVTAANLAVLQAVGHAAATGIHSILPRTNRRVSRKIYNATHIATGAITLTTTVVGLIRHRTQIRLIGQKNFGPKETIAGISVGTLGYGALLITGELTQHSINEVKLLIERFLPPWISFIAAVSVITLTTLTLADRVLLRRILHNSAIQAAHLNRMVFPGTEQPWEPERSGSPWSYEKWGAVGSQGRAVLSGGPRKDDIITVTRLSDTETHEPIRIFIGMVPGRSLSDQVDLVIHEMRRTGALRRDHIVINNSTGTGWITDWSAHTFEFLTGGNCVTISMQYSYLPSALSWYKDNDGPINAARMLIDAVLHELDQLPTGSRPKLFLAGESLGAYGLAEVWGDVEKLLGTADGVLLSGAPRFSDAMNALRTRRDASSSERLPVIDSGRHIRFAGEPEHLDMPATWQFPRMIVAQHASDPIVWWNAELFIRRPEWLKTPKQDHQDVFPRLRWMPFVTGWQVALDLFTSTSVPGGHGHNYHEEFIDYWAALLDREVTPELRHSIAYWIRANHIKR from the coding sequence ATGGTTTCGCTCCCCAGACTAGCGTCTCTGCTCACCACTCGCCTGGCAACGCTTAAACCCGCACTAAAACCTGCCACCCACCTCGCCTCCCTCGGCGCGCAGGTCATTGCAGAGCTAGTTCCGGGGATCCGAATGTCGCCAAACCGCAGGCGAATCCTCCCTGCAAATATGGGCGCTGGCTTTATCGGAGCGGAAATCGCAATGTGGTGGGCTCTCTCGCCGTCATTGTTGCCGAAACCGTGGTGGGTTACGGCTGCTAACCTGGCTGTTTTACAAGCGGTGGGGCATGCGGCAGCGACGGGAATCCACTCGATCCTCCCCAGAACCAACCGGCGGGTATCCAGGAAAATTTACAACGCCACCCACATCGCAACTGGTGCCATCACGTTGACCACCACGGTTGTGGGATTGATCAGGCATCGCACCCAAATCCGGCTGATTGGGCAGAAGAATTTTGGACCGAAGGAGACGATCGCGGGCATTAGTGTCGGCACCTTGGGGTACGGCGCGCTGCTGATCACCGGCGAATTAACCCAGCACAGTATTAATGAGGTCAAGCTCCTAATTGAGAGGTTTTTACCGCCGTGGATAAGTTTCATCGCAGCGGTTTCGGTCATTACATTGACCACTTTGACCTTGGCCGATCGCGTTTTGTTGCGGCGCATCTTGCATAATTCTGCAATTCAAGCAGCGCACCTTAATCGCATGGTGTTCCCAGGAACTGAGCAGCCGTGGGAGCCGGAGCGTTCGGGTAGCCCGTGGTCGTATGAAAAATGGGGTGCGGTGGGTTCGCAGGGCCGTGCAGTGTTGTCGGGAGGCCCACGCAAAGATGACATCATCACGGTAACCAGGCTTTCTGACACGGAAACACATGAACCGATTCGTATTTTTATCGGTATGGTTCCGGGACGATCCTTAAGCGATCAGGTGGATCTTGTCATTCATGAAATGCGCCGCACGGGAGCCCTGCGCCGCGACCACATCGTGATCAACAATTCCACGGGCACCGGCTGGATCACCGATTGGTCCGCCCACACCTTTGAGTTCCTCACCGGCGGAAACTGCGTGACAATTTCCATGCAATATTCTTATCTTCCCAGTGCACTGAGCTGGTACAAGGACAACGACGGCCCCATTAATGCGGCGAGAATGCTTATCGACGCCGTCCTCCACGAGCTAGACCAGCTTCCCACCGGGAGTCGCCCAAAGCTGTTCCTCGCGGGAGAGTCACTGGGGGCGTATGGGTTGGCTGAGGTGTGGGGAGACGTCGAAAAGCTTCTTGGAACCGCTGACGGCGTGCTGCTCAGTGGGGCGCCGCGTTTTTCGGACGCCATGAATGCGTTGCGCACCCGGCGCGATGCGAGCAGCTCCGAGCGGCTGCCCGTGATTGATAGCGGGCGGCACATCCGTTTTGCGGGCGAGCCTGAGCACCTTGATATGCCGGCTACCTGGCAGTTTCCGCGCATGATCGTGGCGCAGCACGCCTCTGATCCAATTGTGTGGTGGAACGCGGAGCTGTTTATTCGGCGGCCGGAATGGTTGAAAACTCCCAAGCAAGACCACCAAGATGTCTTTCCCCGCTTGCGATGGATGCCGTTTGTAACCGGCTGGCAGGTGGCTTTGGATTTGTTCACTTCAACCTCCGTTCCCGGCGGGCACGGGCACAATTATCACGAGGAGTTTATTGATTATTGGGCAGCTCTTTTGGACCGCGAAGTCACCCCCGAGCTGCGCCACAGCATTGCTTATTGGATCCGCGCGAACCACATCAAACGCTAG